From the genome of Halorussus caseinilyticus, one region includes:
- a CDS encoding aldo/keto reductase codes for MPMLGLGTYQMDDYDECFESVRTALRMGYRHVDTAEGYDNESAVGDAIDEYGADREDIFLATKVSPDNLDYDHVLTSAADSFERLGVDFVDLLYVHWPMGEYEARDTLEAFAELREEGLVGEIGVSNFTVELLEEAVEVAEEPIFANQVEMHPLLPQTELRQFCAQDDVDVELVAYSPIARGDVEDVDELQEVAEKHDATPQQVSLAWLREKEVTAIPKATSEDHLRENWLSLGVELDDEDVEKIDSIEERERIVDPDDAPWNR; via the coding sequence ATGCCGATGCTCGGTCTCGGTACGTACCAGATGGACGACTACGACGAGTGCTTCGAGAGCGTCCGGACCGCCCTCCGAATGGGGTACCGACACGTCGATACTGCGGAGGGCTACGACAACGAGAGCGCGGTCGGGGACGCCATCGACGAGTACGGGGCGGACCGCGAGGACATCTTTCTGGCGACGAAAGTGAGTCCCGACAACCTCGACTACGACCACGTGCTGACCAGCGCCGCCGATAGCTTCGAGCGACTCGGCGTTGACTTCGTGGACCTGCTGTACGTCCACTGGCCGATGGGCGAGTACGAGGCCAGAGACACACTCGAAGCGTTCGCGGAACTCCGCGAGGAGGGACTCGTCGGCGAAATCGGCGTGAGCAACTTCACGGTCGAACTGCTCGAAGAGGCGGTCGAAGTCGCCGAGGAACCCATCTTCGCCAATCAGGTCGAGATGCATCCCCTGCTCCCCCAGACCGAACTCCGGCAGTTCTGCGCGCAGGACGACGTTGACGTGGAACTGGTGGCCTACTCGCCCATCGCCCGCGGGGACGTGGAAGATGTCGATGAACTTCAGGAAGTCGCCGAGAAGCACGACGCCACGCCACAGCAGGTCAGCCTCGCGTGGTTGCGCGAGAAGGAGGTGACGGCCATCCCGAAGGCGACAAGCGAGGACCACCTCCGGGAGAACTGGCTCAGCCTCGGCGTGGAGTTGGACGACGAGGACGTGGAGAAAATCGACTCCATCGAAGAGCGCGAGCGAATCGTGGACCCGGACGACGCGCCGTGGAACCGGTAG
- a CDS encoding M24 family metallopeptidase: protein MDPDLSPLSDALAAADVDGYLLDAGSDDSDQLYLSGFDAPDPFVTLYTPEGTYLLVSGLEYGRATEESRADEVARLSDYDFQQKVAEHGRTEGKHRVCAAFLADHGVESVAAPERFPLGTADGLREQGVSVEVLDEDVVTRIRATKTDEEVEHVHEAQRANEAAMRAAEEMLADATVEDGVLYHDGEVLTSERLKEEIEVTLLRHGAGLDETIVACGADAAGPHNRGSGPLEANETIIIDIFPRNKTTKYHGDMTRTFVVGEPTDEVRRRYDDTYEAFEAALDAIEPGATGEEVHAAVCDVYEAKGYDTLRSDPSAETGFIHSTGHGIGLDVHELPRVSPDGGELRPGHVVTIEPGLYDPEVGGVRIEDLVVVTEDGYRNLTDYPIRLEAE from the coding sequence ATGGACCCGGACCTATCACCGCTCTCCGACGCGCTCGCCGCCGCCGACGTGGACGGCTACCTCCTCGACGCTGGCTCGGACGATTCCGACCAGTTGTACCTCTCGGGATTCGACGCGCCCGACCCCTTCGTCACGCTCTACACGCCCGAGGGGACCTACCTGCTCGTCTCGGGACTTGAGTACGGCCGCGCGACCGAGGAGAGTCGCGCCGACGAGGTGGCCCGCCTCTCGGACTACGACTTCCAGCAGAAGGTCGCCGAACACGGCCGGACCGAGGGCAAGCACCGCGTCTGCGCGGCGTTCCTCGCGGACCACGGCGTCGAGTCCGTCGCGGCGCCCGAGCGGTTCCCCCTCGGCACCGCCGACGGACTCCGCGAGCAGGGCGTCTCGGTCGAAGTGCTGGACGAGGACGTGGTGACGCGGATTCGCGCGACCAAGACCGACGAGGAAGTCGAACACGTCCACGAGGCCCAGCGAGCGAACGAGGCCGCGATGCGGGCCGCCGAGGAGATGCTGGCCGACGCCACCGTCGAGGACGGCGTGCTGTACCACGACGGCGAAGTGCTGACCAGCGAGCGACTCAAGGAGGAAATCGAGGTGACGCTCCTGCGCCACGGGGCCGGATTGGACGAGACCATCGTCGCCTGCGGTGCCGACGCCGCCGGGCCTCACAACCGCGGCAGTGGCCCTCTCGAAGCGAACGAGACCATCATCATCGACATCTTCCCGCGGAACAAGACCACCAAGTACCACGGCGACATGACACGGACGTTCGTCGTCGGCGAACCCACCGACGAGGTTCGACGCCGGTACGACGACACCTACGAGGCGTTCGAGGCGGCGCTGGACGCCATCGAACCCGGCGCGACCGGCGAGGAAGTTCACGCCGCGGTCTGCGACGTGTACGAGGCGAAAGGCTACGACACACTCCGTAGCGACCCCTCGGCCGAGACCGGATTCATCCACAGCACGGGCCACGGCATCGGTCTCGACGTTCACGAACTCCCTCGGGTCAGTCCCGACGGCGGGGAACTGCGACCGGGCCACGTCGTCACCATCGAGCCGGGTCTCTACGACCCCGAAGTCGGCGGCGTCCGCATCGAGGACCTCGTGGTCGTGACCGAAGACGGCTACCGGAACCTGACCGACTACCCGATTCGGTTGGAAGCGGAGTAG
- a CDS encoding prephenate dehydrogenase/arogenate dehydrogenase family protein: MKLLVVGSGEMGRWFGEVVATELGDADVAFADADPEVAESVAEAVGERWVSLSTDEQFDAVCVAVPIAAADEVIERHAGKTERALLDVTGQMAGPVDAMAAVAPDRERVSLHPLFAAANAPGNVAVVTDESGPVTDRVLDALGSAGNRLVETTPAEHDEAMETVQAASHAAVLAFAHAAEDVPEGLTTPVFEDLSAVAEQVTGNSPEVYAEIQATFDGAERVADAAARLADAEADEFERLYRDASARDRDGTDEGKER; this comes from the coding sequence ATGAAGCTACTCGTCGTCGGTTCGGGCGAGATGGGCCGGTGGTTCGGCGAGGTCGTCGCGACCGAACTCGGAGACGCGGACGTGGCGTTCGCCGACGCCGACCCGGAAGTCGCCGAATCTGTCGCCGAAGCGGTCGGCGAGCGGTGGGTATCGCTCTCGACCGACGAGCAGTTCGACGCGGTGTGCGTCGCGGTCCCCATCGCGGCCGCGGACGAAGTTATCGAGCGCCACGCGGGGAAAACCGAGCGCGCGCTTCTCGACGTGACCGGACAGATGGCCGGTCCCGTGGACGCGATGGCGGCGGTCGCGCCCGACCGCGAGCGCGTGAGCCTCCACCCGCTGTTCGCCGCGGCGAACGCGCCGGGGAACGTGGCCGTCGTGACCGACGAGTCGGGTCCCGTCACCGACCGGGTGCTGGACGCCCTCGGGTCGGCGGGCAACCGACTCGTGGAGACGACGCCCGCCGAACACGACGAGGCGATGGAGACGGTGCAGGCCGCGAGTCACGCGGCCGTCCTCGCGTTCGCGCACGCGGCCGAGGACGTGCCCGAGGGCCTGACGACCCCGGTGTTCGAGGACCTGTCGGCGGTGGCCGAGCAGGTCACGGGCAACTCGCCGGAGGTGTACGCCGAGATTCAGGCGACGTTCGACGGGGCCGAGCGAGTCGCCGACGCCGCGGCGCGACTCGCCGACGCCGAGGCGGACGAGTTCGAGCGACTGTACCGGGACGCGAGCGCCCGCGACCGAGACGGAACTGACGAGGGGAAAGAACGATGA
- a CDS encoding universal stress protein: MRYLVAVDGSEPSMDALRYAVEQAAATGATVVAISVVVPEQFFTGGDDPPTSYAEAADELVAEDVADAEEDAQRALDEAAEVGDRTGVEVETGMLYGEPVEAITEYADDESFDAIFVGHRGLSEEYEGLVGSTAKDIVGRATVPVTVVR, translated from the coding sequence ATGAGGTACCTCGTCGCCGTCGATGGCTCCGAACCCAGCATGGACGCGCTCCGCTACGCGGTCGAACAGGCCGCCGCGACCGGCGCGACGGTCGTCGCAATCAGCGTCGTCGTGCCCGAACAGTTCTTCACCGGCGGCGACGACCCGCCGACCAGCTACGCCGAGGCCGCCGACGAACTCGTCGCCGAGGACGTAGCGGACGCCGAGGAGGACGCCCAGCGAGCGCTCGACGAGGCCGCCGAAGTCGGCGACCGGACCGGGGTCGAAGTCGAGACCGGCATGCTCTACGGCGAACCGGTCGAGGCCATCACCGAGTACGCCGACGACGAGTCGTTCGACGCCATCTTCGTCGGCCACCGCGGTCTCTCCGAGGAGTACGAGGGACTGGTCGGAAGCACCGCCAAGGACATCGTGGGCCGGGCGACGGTTCCCGTGACCGTCGTCCGGTGA
- a CDS encoding small ribosomal subunit Rsm22 family protein, with translation MTDDRREKIRENAKYLREVRPIDPDEISEYVEGQPHPGVVRQILREEAPSLGLAEREDRTFEPVEEGRISPAFHGVEAFPAEYGRRLEDLLVGRFGPDWHEGESGNRLRNVIRRLKEDYFRNNPVEYDETAALGYAVYHLPDNYAVVQYVLHQLAESGLVDRRLRILDVGAGVGGPALGVADYLPDDALVEYDALEPSAAADVFEQVAADAGRNFHVELHRETAEAFDPRSERAGSDSGTGGEYDLILFANVLNELDDPEAVVERYLDFLAEDGALLAIEPADRETSIGLRRVERAIADDKRAATVFAPTLRLWPGERPTDRGWSFDVRPDLDVPAFQRKLDDAAGASGEFVNADVQFSYSILRPDGKRKADFTGDAERTAKMAEMDRHVSNRINLVAVKLSHSLAEGDRNPLFKIGDGSESDDHFAVLTKETSLNGDLRTADYGDLLSFEGVLVLRNDDEDAYNLVVDEETVVDGIPI, from the coding sequence ATGACCGACGACCGGCGCGAGAAGATTCGGGAGAACGCCAAGTACCTCCGGGAGGTCCGGCCCATCGACCCCGACGAGATTTCCGAGTACGTCGAGGGCCAACCCCATCCCGGCGTCGTCCGCCAGATTCTCCGGGAGGAAGCCCCGTCGCTCGGACTCGCGGAGCGCGAGGACCGAACTTTCGAACCGGTCGAGGAAGGCCGGATTAGCCCCGCGTTCCACGGCGTCGAGGCGTTCCCCGCGGAGTACGGTCGGCGACTCGAAGACCTGCTGGTCGGGCGGTTCGGTCCCGACTGGCACGAGGGTGAGTCGGGCAACCGACTCCGGAACGTGATTCGGCGACTCAAGGAGGACTACTTCCGGAACAACCCCGTCGAGTACGACGAGACGGCCGCGCTCGGATACGCCGTCTACCACCTGCCGGACAACTACGCGGTGGTCCAGTACGTCCTCCACCAACTCGCCGAGTCGGGACTGGTGGACCGCCGTCTCCGGATTCTCGACGTGGGCGCTGGCGTCGGCGGTCCGGCGCTCGGCGTCGCCGACTACCTGCCCGACGACGCCCTCGTGGAGTACGACGCGCTGGAACCCAGCGCCGCCGCCGACGTGTTCGAGCAGGTTGCGGCCGACGCGGGCCGGAACTTTCACGTCGAACTCCACCGGGAGACCGCAGAGGCGTTCGACCCCCGGAGCGAACGGGCGGGGTCGGACTCGGGGACCGGAGGTGAGTACGACCTGATTCTGTTCGCCAACGTCCTGAACGAACTGGACGACCCCGAGGCGGTGGTCGAGCGCTACCTCGACTTCCTCGCGGAGGACGGCGCGCTTCTCGCAATCGAACCCGCCGACCGCGAGACCAGCATCGGACTCCGACGGGTCGAGCGCGCCATCGCGGACGACAAGCGCGCGGCGACGGTGTTCGCGCCCACGCTCCGACTCTGGCCGGGCGAGCGCCCGACCGACCGCGGGTGGTCGTTCGACGTGCGACCCGACCTCGACGTGCCCGCGTTCCAGCGAAAACTCGACGACGCCGCGGGCGCGTCCGGCGAGTTCGTCAACGCGGACGTGCAGTTCTCCTACTCGATTCTGCGACCCGACGGGAAGCGCAAGGCCGACTTCACGGGCGACGCCGAGCGCACGGCGAAGATGGCCGAGATGGACCGCCACGTCAGCAATCGCATCAACCTCGTGGCGGTGAAACTCAGCCACTCGCTCGCGGAGGGCGACCGCAATCCCCTCTTCAAAATCGGCGACGGGAGCGAGTCCGACGACCACTTCGCGGTCCTGACGAAAGAGACTTCGCTGAACGGCGACCTGCGGACCGCGGACTACGGCGACCTGCTCTCGTTCGAGGGAGTGCTGGTCCTCCGGAACGACGACGAGGACGCCTACAACCTCGTGGTGGACGAGGAGACGGTGGTGGACGGTATTCCGATATAG
- a CDS encoding carboxylate--amine ligase yields the protein MTEFRSFEGLRESLADADFDRPPAIVCNAHVTGLSVARALKARDVPVIAIDRNGKGVAPYSDAVDFAGRVTYPLDDEAGFCDDVEALAAELDHEPVAFGCMDEWVHAFSRTEPEGVVLPFADRATVDRVLDKESLYAIAERLDVPYPETYRIAETDPEETGGKPGPERGDRESVPMAEAADRLDFPLVVKPALKRKFAEAVGTNVIEVADEAEFEDVVANAAAEGIRVMAQEKVPVERGADCSLASYVPESGEAVTFVGNARVRYPLGYGTSCVVRRADAPQVEENALAVLDETGYYGISEAEFVYDADREEYVLLDVNTRPWKWISLPVQAGANLPLAAYADAVGETYESGEIRDAQWVYLADYLKALSTDGFADVFDRETWLSLFSGEFETSETLTTGVYRPSDPGPAYQLLATEFGTREYYCSC from the coding sequence ATGACCGAGTTCCGCTCGTTCGAGGGTCTCCGCGAATCGCTCGCGGACGCCGACTTCGACCGCCCACCGGCTATCGTCTGCAACGCCCACGTCACCGGCCTGAGCGTGGCGCGCGCGCTGAAGGCCCGCGACGTGCCCGTCATCGCCATCGACCGCAACGGGAAGGGGGTCGCGCCCTACTCCGACGCCGTGGACTTCGCCGGGCGCGTGACCTACCCGCTGGACGACGAAGCGGGCTTTTGCGACGACGTGGAGGCGCTGGCGGCCGAACTCGACCACGAACCCGTCGCGTTCGGGTGCATGGACGAGTGGGTCCACGCCTTCTCCCGGACCGAACCCGAGGGCGTCGTCCTGCCGTTCGCCGACCGCGCGACCGTAGACCGCGTGCTGGACAAAGAGTCCCTCTACGCTATCGCCGAGCGGTTGGACGTGCCCTACCCCGAGACCTACCGCATCGCGGAGACCGACCCCGAGGAGACCGGCGGCAAACCCGGACCGGAGCGAGGGGACCGCGAGAGCGTCCCTATGGCCGAGGCCGCAGACCGCCTCGACTTCCCGCTGGTGGTCAAACCCGCGCTGAAGCGCAAGTTCGCCGAGGCGGTCGGTACCAACGTCATCGAAGTCGCCGACGAAGCGGAGTTCGAGGACGTTGTGGCCAACGCCGCCGCGGAGGGCATCCGCGTGATGGCCCAAGAGAAGGTGCCGGTCGAACGGGGCGCGGACTGCTCGCTTGCCTCTTACGTCCCCGAGTCCGGCGAGGCCGTCACCTTCGTCGGCAACGCCCGCGTCCGGTACCCGCTTGGCTACGGCACCTCCTGCGTGGTCCGGCGAGCGGACGCCCCGCAGGTCGAGGAGAACGCGCTGGCCGTCCTCGACGAGACCGGTTACTACGGCATCAGCGAGGCCGAGTTCGTCTACGACGCCGACCGCGAGGAGTACGTCCTGCTCGACGTGAACACCCGGCCGTGGAAGTGGATTTCCCTTCCCGTGCAGGCGGGCGCGAACCTCCCGCTGGCGGCCTACGCCGACGCCGTGGGCGAGACCTACGAGTCCGGCGAGATTCGGGACGCGCAGTGGGTCTACCTCGCCGACTACCTCAAGGCGCTCTCCACCGACGGCTTCGCGGACGTGTTCGACCGCGAAACGTGGCTCTCGCTGTTCTCGGGCGAGTTCGAGACCAGCGAGACGCTCACGAC